One Natrinema marinum genomic window carries:
- a CDS encoding flippase, with product MNREDHIVHGFKATLVARAIYMISSALLMIVLARYLLDPDGYGALYWAIGVLAIVQLFADLGLSRSVARYLSEYRETDPGQVPHLLKTTVTAKLVLIAFVTYVLLLFHEWLASALGEPGAAPFLAAGALYLVAYSASTFSQVAFQGFNHLGYSAIVQAISGAGRLLFAVVFVLAGLGALGAFFGYVVGYALAGAIGLGILYYGFFRRYETADEYEDGLSRRLLEYSVPLTATQSANVIDKQIDIVLVGLFLNPAAVAFYTLAKQITDFVLAPAASLGFTISPNFGEQKAADELAEARRIYEKSLTNVLLLYIPAAAGLAIVAGPFLTMVFGQDYAAAVPVLQVLAGFVVLQAITNLTSDSLDYLGRARARAVAKGVTALANLCLNIVLIPRIGVVGAAIATVGTHSVYVAVNLYVVHTELSLNVTRLARTTGLICAITGVMAVAVLLVTPMVSSLVMLVGAIALGAVTWAVLAVLSGLVDPRQVRSVIG from the coding sequence ATGAACAGGGAGGATCACATCGTTCACGGCTTCAAGGCAACGCTCGTTGCGCGCGCGATCTACATGATCTCGAGCGCGCTGTTGATGATCGTACTGGCGCGGTACCTGCTCGACCCGGACGGGTACGGCGCGCTGTACTGGGCGATCGGGGTGTTAGCGATCGTCCAGTTGTTCGCCGATCTGGGGCTCTCGCGGTCCGTCGCTCGGTACCTCTCGGAGTATCGCGAGACGGATCCGGGGCAGGTACCGCACCTCCTCAAGACGACGGTCACGGCTAAACTGGTCCTGATCGCGTTCGTCACGTACGTCCTCTTGCTGTTCCACGAGTGGCTCGCGAGCGCCCTCGGCGAACCGGGCGCGGCGCCGTTTCTCGCGGCCGGGGCCCTCTATCTCGTCGCCTACTCGGCCAGCACCTTCTCGCAGGTGGCGTTTCAGGGATTCAACCACCTCGGCTACAGCGCCATCGTGCAGGCGATCAGCGGCGCGGGTCGGCTACTCTTCGCCGTCGTGTTCGTCCTCGCGGGCCTCGGGGCGCTGGGGGCCTTCTTCGGCTACGTCGTCGGCTACGCCCTCGCCGGCGCCATCGGTCTCGGGATCCTCTACTACGGCTTCTTCAGGCGGTACGAGACGGCCGACGAGTACGAGGACGGCCTCTCGCGTCGGCTGCTCGAGTACAGCGTGCCGCTGACGGCGACCCAGAGCGCGAACGTCATCGACAAGCAGATCGACATCGTGCTGGTCGGGCTGTTCTTGAACCCCGCCGCGGTGGCGTTCTACACGCTCGCAAAGCAGATCACGGACTTCGTCCTCGCGCCCGCGGCGTCGCTCGGCTTCACCATCTCGCCGAACTTCGGCGAGCAGAAAGCCGCCGACGAACTCGCCGAAGCCAGGCGGATCTACGAGAAATCGCTGACGAACGTCCTGTTGCTCTACATCCCGGCCGCGGCTGGCCTGGCGATCGTCGCGGGGCCGTTCCTGACGATGGTCTTCGGGCAGGACTACGCGGCCGCGGTGCCCGTCCTGCAGGTGCTCGCTGGCTTCGTCGTGTTGCAGGCGATCACGAACCTGACCAGCGACAGTCTGGACTACCTCGGGCGCGCTCGGGCCCGCGCGGTCGCGAAGGGGGTGACGGCGCTTGCGAACCTCTGTCTGAACATCGTGTTGATCCCCCGGATCGGGGTCGTCGGCGCGGCGATCGCGACGGTCGGGACCCACTCGGTGTACGTCGCAGTCAACCTCTACGTCGTCCACACCGAACTCTCGCTGAACGTGACGCGGCTCGCCCGCACCACGGGGCTCATCTGTGCCATCACGGGCGTGATGGCGGTCGCCGTGTTGCTCGTGACGCCGATGGTCTCGAGTCTGGTGATGCTGGTCGGTGCGATCGCGCTCGGAGCGGTTACCTGGGCCGTGCTGGCGGTGCTGAGCGGGCTGGTCGATCCGCGACAGGTTCGGTCGGTGATCGGCTGA
- a CDS encoding DNA-3-methyladenine glycosylase family protein yields MRDEAHAVLRQDPVMAGLIDRHDPYVEPDWTEYERLCISIINQQLSTASAAAVRERVFDLLDGDVTPEAVLAAEDAALRDAGLSRMKIEYLRNAARAFQERDYTRAGLASHTDEEVIELLTEIKGIGAWTARMYLLFVLERPDILPLGDLAVRRGIEQLYGDGDELSRGEMREIAEPWRPHRSTATRYIWAEYESD; encoded by the coding sequence ATGAGAGACGAGGCACACGCCGTCCTCCGACAGGACCCCGTGATGGCGGGCCTGATCGACCGACACGATCCGTACGTCGAACCGGACTGGACCGAGTACGAACGGCTCTGTATCTCGATCATCAACCAGCAGCTCTCGACGGCGAGCGCAGCGGCCGTTCGGGAGCGCGTGTTCGACCTCCTCGACGGTGACGTGACCCCGGAGGCCGTGCTAGCCGCGGAGGACGCGGCGCTCCGGGACGCTGGGCTCTCGAGGATGAAAATCGAGTACCTCCGAAACGCCGCCCGCGCGTTTCAGGAGCGTGACTACACGCGAGCGGGGCTCGCCTCGCACACAGACGAGGAGGTCATCGAACTCCTCACGGAGATCAAGGGGATCGGCGCGTGGACGGCGCGGATGTACCTCCTGTTCGTCCTCGAGCGCCCCGATATCCTCCCGCTCGGCGACCTCGCCGTTCGCCGCGGGATCGAGCAACTGTACGGAGACGGGGACGAACTAAGCCGCGGAGAGATGCGCGAGATCGCCGAACCGTGGCGACCGCATCGAAGCACCGCGACGCGATATATCTGGGCCGAGTACGAATCGGACTGA
- the sdhC gene encoding succinate dehydrogenase, cytochrome b556 subunit: MSQSYNRGLIEDFGRWKEFSAGMWAWIFHKFTGWVLIGYLFTHIAVLSTSIGGAQGETTMVDGEAVNVYTATLQGLESLFLIRLLEIGLLAVAVFHILNGLRLLMVDLGIGLDSQDKSFYASLVLTGAITVASVPTFLTGVSI, encoded by the coding sequence ATGAGTCAGTCTTACAATCGCGGCCTCATTGAGGACTTCGGCCGCTGGAAGGAGTTCTCGGCCGGCATGTGGGCGTGGATCTTCCACAAGTTCACCGGATGGGTGTTGATCGGCTACCTGTTTACCCACATCGCCGTGCTGAGTACCTCTATTGGTGGCGCACAGGGCGAAACGACAATGGTCGACGGCGAAGCGGTCAACGTGTACACCGCGACGCTACAGGGCCTCGAGAGCCTGTTTCTCATCCGGCTCCTCGAGATCGGCCTGCTCGCGGTGGCCGTCTTCCACATCCTGAACGGGCTCCGCCTGCTGATGGTCGACCTCGGCATCGGGCTGGACTCGCAGGACAAGAGTTTCTACGCGTCACTGGTGTTGACGGGCGCGATCACCGTCGCGAGCGTCCCGACTTTCCTCACGGGGGTGTCGATCTGA
- a CDS encoding RimK family alpha-L-glutamate ligase produces MVGADPVTVGVLSLHTSKETKAILNAAEELGHDTEWLRSENTSISVEDGSPVLEPAVDVIANRMLLSNTEQPAEELGLVNAFSQLVPTLNEPSAVMTAMHKLSTATALASDDVRTPDVTLALSAEVLNAARDRYGEEAVYKTAIGTHGGGTWKVGPDDPINAKVGNRYAFLQELVDQEDVPNRDLRVYVVGDEIVGAMYRYAPDNDWRTNVALGGSVEDATDDLPEEAAEMARRAANVVGLDYAGVDLVEGDEGWFVLEVNPTAGFKGLYEATQVSPAPYIAKLAIERAGGEVDDERVQDLANVLDDSRPTAQPSGSVTQDTEPAVIGYTEEVVLSGTSGSKSVLAKSDTGATRTSIDTGLAADIGAGPIKSITRIRSGSSKQSKSRPVVDVVVGVGGNQHTVTASVEDRSHMDYPVLLGRDILENYQVDVSRRIDSDSGDTPEEEE; encoded by the coding sequence ATGGTCGGTGCCGATCCCGTGACTGTCGGGGTATTGAGCCTTCATACGAGCAAGGAAACGAAAGCGATTCTCAACGCGGCCGAGGAACTCGGCCACGACACGGAGTGGCTTCGATCCGAGAACACGTCGATCAGCGTCGAAGACGGGAGCCCGGTCCTCGAGCCGGCGGTCGATGTGATCGCGAATCGGATGCTGCTGTCGAACACCGAACAGCCCGCCGAGGAGCTCGGGCTCGTCAACGCGTTCTCACAGCTCGTCCCGACGCTCAACGAGCCGAGCGCGGTGATGACGGCGATGCACAAGCTCTCGACGGCGACCGCGCTCGCGTCGGACGACGTGCGGACGCCCGACGTCACCCTCGCGCTCAGCGCTGAGGTGTTGAACGCCGCGCGGGACCGATACGGCGAGGAAGCGGTATACAAGACCGCGATCGGCACGCACGGTGGGGGAACGTGGAAGGTCGGCCCCGACGATCCGATCAACGCCAAGGTGGGCAACCGATACGCCTTCTTACAGGAACTCGTCGATCAGGAAGACGTGCCTAATCGCGACCTGCGCGTCTACGTCGTCGGCGACGAGATCGTCGGTGCGATGTACCGCTACGCGCCGGACAACGACTGGCGGACCAACGTCGCGCTCGGCGGCTCGGTCGAGGACGCGACCGACGATCTCCCCGAGGAGGCCGCCGAGATGGCGCGCCGAGCGGCGAACGTCGTCGGTCTCGACTACGCCGGCGTCGACCTCGTCGAGGGCGACGAGGGCTGGTTCGTCCTCGAGGTCAACCCGACGGCGGGGTTCAAAGGGCTCTACGAAGCCACACAGGTCAGTCCCGCACCGTATATCGCCAAGCTGGCGATCGAACGCGCTGGCGGCGAGGTCGACGACGAGCGCGTCCAGGACCTCGCGAACGTCCTCGACGACTCCCGGCCGACGGCTCAGCCGTCCGGATCGGTCACGCAGGACACCGAACCGGCCGTGATCGGCTACACCGAGGAGGTCGTCCTCTCGGGGACCAGCGGCTCGAAATCGGTACTCGCCAAGTCGGACACGGGCGCGACGCGGACGAGCATCGACACCGGACTCGCCGCCGACATCGGCGCCGGCCCGATCAAGTCGATCACCCGCATCCGCTCGGGGAGCAGCAAGCAGTCCAAGAGCCGTCCCGTCGTCGATGTCGTCGTCGGCGTCGGCGGGAACCAACACACGGTCACGGCCAGCGTCGAAGATCGCAGCCACATGGACTACCCCGTCTTGCTCGGCCGGGATATCCTCGAGAACTATCAGGTCGATGTGAGCCGCCGAATCGATAGCGACAGCGGCGATACGCCCGAAGAAGAGGAGTGA
- a CDS encoding succinylglutamate desuccinylase/aspartoacylase family protein, whose translation MSDDAGATEPPDGEPNSEPLNDVFTYNGGRVDPGESANIRYGISETYLGDPVRIPVTVINGEQPGPTVFLSAAAHGDELNGIEVVREVAHDWDHSILHGTLICLPVMNVPGFLAQERYLPIYDRDLNRSFPGREGSTSAMRMAHQIYTNFIEPCDLGIDFHTSTRGRTNMLHVRANMDRSSVSRLARAFSSNVIIAGEGPSGTLRREATDAGIPTITVEMGEAHRFQRRLIDRALTGVASVLAEFGLHRESSVHWPGWRTVIDSDDEKTWLRADAGGIVDMKRGRGALVEEGEVICTITNPFKEEEDIVTVEAPFTGLIVGVLENPVVYPGNPLCHLVGLSPDTLTALERERTTESSRSDL comes from the coding sequence ATGAGCGACGACGCCGGCGCGACCGAACCGCCCGACGGGGAACCGAACTCCGAACCCTTGAACGATGTGTTTACGTACAACGGCGGCCGGGTTGACCCCGGCGAATCGGCGAACATCCGCTACGGCATCAGCGAGACGTACCTCGGTGACCCCGTTCGGATTCCCGTCACGGTGATCAACGGCGAGCAACCCGGACCGACGGTCTTCCTCTCGGCGGCGGCCCACGGCGACGAGTTGAACGGCATCGAGGTCGTCCGCGAAGTGGCCCACGACTGGGATCACTCCATACTCCACGGGACGCTGATCTGTCTGCCCGTGATGAACGTCCCCGGCTTTCTCGCCCAGGAGCGGTATCTCCCGATCTACGACCGGGACCTGAACCGGTCGTTTCCCGGCCGCGAGGGGTCGACCAGCGCCATGCGCATGGCCCACCAGATCTACACGAACTTCATCGAACCCTGCGACCTCGGCATCGACTTCCACACGTCTACGCGCGGGCGAACGAACATGCTCCACGTCCGGGCGAACATGGACCGCTCGAGCGTGAGCAGACTCGCCAGAGCGTTCAGTTCGAACGTCATCATCGCCGGCGAAGGTCCGTCGGGCACGCTACGGCGGGAAGCGACCGACGCCGGCATCCCCACGATCACCGTCGAGATGGGCGAGGCCCACCGATTCCAGCGGCGACTGATCGACCGCGCGCTCACCGGCGTCGCGAGCGTCCTCGCCGAGTTCGGCCTCCACCGGGAGTCGTCGGTCCACTGGCCCGGCTGGCGGACCGTCATCGACAGCGACGACGAGAAGACTTGGCTCCGCGCCGACGCGGGCGGCATCGTCGACATGAAACGCGGTCGTGGCGCGCTCGTCGAAGAAGGGGAGGTCATCTGTACCATCACCAACCCGTTCAAAGAGGAGGAGGACATCGTCACCGTCGAGGCACCCTTTACGGGCCTCATCGTCGGCGTCCTCGAGAACCCCGTCGTCTATCCCGGGAACCCGCTGTGCCATCTGGTCGGCCTCTCGCCGGACACGCTCACCGCCTTAGAGCGCGAGCGGACGACCGAGAGTTCGCGATCGGATCTCTGA
- the katG gene encoding catalase/peroxidase HPI — MTRSNQDWWPNQLNVDILDQNVPTSTPMDEDFDYAEEFQTLDLEEVKADIEDVLTTSQDWWPADYGHYGPLMIRMAWHSAGTYRTSDGRGGASGGRQRFAPLNSWPDNANLDKARRLLWPVKQKYGRKLSWGDLIVLAGNVALESMGFETFGFAGGREDEYKPDDAVDWGPEDEWEASERFDETGELEGNLAATVMGLIYVNPEGPDGEPDPEKSAERIRESFGQMAMNDEETAALIAGGHTFGKVHGADDPDEHVGPEPEAAPIDKQGLGWESSHGSGSGADTITSGIEGPWNTTPTQWDMGYIDNLLEHKWWPEKGPGGAWQWTTQNGELDEAAPGTEDPSEKEDVMMLTTDIALKRDPDYREIVERFQENPEEFREAFAKAWYKLIHRDMGPKERFLGPEVPDEEMIWQDPIPDADYDLIGDAEIDELKAEVLASDLSVSQLVKTAWASASTYRDSDKRGGANGARIRLEPQKSWEVNEPDELETVLSTYEEIQKEFNGSRADDVRVSLADLIVLGGNAAVEQAAADAGHDVEVPFEPGRTDATQEQTDVDSFEALKPPADGFRNYYGDEADQSQEELLIDKADLLDLTAPEMTVLVGGMRALNATYRDTELGVLTDRPETLTNDFFVNLLDMSYEWEASDGSQDIMGWEATTDTEEDDVFDLYDRETGELEWTATRADLIFGSNSRLRAIADVYASDDAEEMFVRDFVDAWHKVMSHDRFDLE, encoded by the coding sequence ATGACCCGGTCAAACCAAGACTGGTGGCCGAACCAGCTGAACGTGGATATCCTCGATCAGAACGTCCCCACGTCCACTCCGATGGACGAGGACTTCGACTACGCCGAGGAGTTCCAGACCCTCGACCTCGAGGAAGTGAAGGCGGATATCGAGGACGTCCTGACGACGTCGCAAGACTGGTGGCCGGCGGACTACGGCCACTACGGCCCGTTGATGATCCGAATGGCGTGGCACAGCGCCGGGACCTACCGGACCAGCGACGGTCGCGGCGGGGCGTCCGGCGGTCGACAACGCTTCGCGCCGCTCAATAGCTGGCCCGACAACGCGAACCTCGACAAGGCACGCCGACTGCTCTGGCCAGTCAAGCAGAAATACGGCCGCAAACTCTCGTGGGGGGATCTGATCGTCCTGGCCGGGAACGTCGCCCTCGAGTCGATGGGATTCGAAACGTTCGGTTTCGCCGGCGGCCGCGAGGACGAGTACAAACCCGACGACGCCGTCGACTGGGGGCCCGAAGACGAGTGGGAAGCGTCCGAGCGCTTCGACGAGACCGGCGAACTCGAGGGGAACCTCGCGGCCACCGTGATGGGTCTCATCTACGTGAATCCGGAGGGGCCCGACGGCGAGCCGGATCCGGAGAAGTCCGCGGAACGGATTCGGGAGTCGTTCGGCCAGATGGCGATGAACGACGAGGAGACGGCCGCCCTCATCGCGGGCGGACACACCTTCGGGAAAGTCCACGGCGCCGACGACCCCGACGAGCACGTCGGCCCCGAGCCCGAGGCAGCCCCGATCGACAAGCAGGGCCTCGGCTGGGAGAGCAGCCACGGCTCCGGCAGCGGAGCCGACACGATCACCAGCGGGATCGAGGGCCCGTGGAACACCACGCCGACCCAGTGGGACATGGGCTACATCGACAACCTGCTCGAGCACAAGTGGTGGCCCGAGAAGGGGCCCGGCGGTGCGTGGCAGTGGACCACGCAGAACGGCGAACTCGACGAGGCCGCACCGGGGACCGAAGATCCGTCGGAGAAAGAGGACGTGATGATGCTGACGACGGACATCGCGCTCAAGCGCGACCCCGACTACCGGGAGATCGTAGAGCGCTTCCAAGAGAATCCCGAGGAGTTCCGGGAGGCGTTCGCGAAAGCCTGGTACAAGCTGATTCACCGCGACATGGGCCCGAAAGAGCGATTCCTCGGTCCGGAAGTGCCGGACGAGGAAATGATCTGGCAGGATCCCATTCCCGACGCCGACTACGACCTGATCGGCGACGCGGAGATCGACGAACTCAAAGCGGAGGTCCTCGCGTCGGACCTCTCGGTCTCTCAGCTCGTCAAGACCGCCTGGGCGTCCGCGTCGACCTACCGCGACAGCGACAAGCGCGGCGGCGCCAACGGCGCTCGCATCCGCCTCGAACCCCAGAAGAGCTGGGAAGTGAACGAGCCCGACGAACTCGAGACGGTGCTGTCGACCTACGAGGAGATCCAGAAAGAGTTCAACGGCTCGCGAGCCGACGACGTGCGGGTCTCGCTGGCCGACCTCATCGTGCTGGGCGGTAACGCGGCCGTCGAGCAGGCAGCGGCCGACGCCGGCCACGATGTTGAGGTCCCGTTCGAGCCAGGCCGCACCGACGCGACGCAGGAACAAACCGACGTAGACTCCTTCGAGGCGCTCAAGCCCCCGGCCGACGGGTTCCGGAACTACTACGGCGACGAAGCCGACCAGTCCCAGGAGGAACTGCTGATCGACAAGGCCGATCTCTTAGACCTGACGGCACCCGAGATGACGGTGCTGGTCGGCGGCATGCGCGCCCTGAACGCGACCTACCGGGACACCGAGCTCGGCGTCCTCACCGACCGGCCCGAGACGCTGACCAACGACTTCTTCGTGAACCTGCTCGACATGAGCTACGAGTGGGAAGCGTCCGACGGGTCCCAGGACATCATGGGCTGGGAGGCGACCACGGACACCGAGGAGGACGACGTGTTCGACCTGTACGACCGCGAGACGGGCGAGCTCGAGTGGACGGCGACTCGCGCCGACCTCATCTTCGGTTCGAACTCCCGGCTTCGAGCCATCGCAGATGTCTACGCGTCCGACGACGCGGAGGAAATGTTCGTTCGCGACTTCGTGGACGCGTGGCACAAAGTGATGAGCCACGACCGCTTCGACCTCGAGTAA
- a CDS encoding GNAT family N-acetyltransferase, with amino-acid sequence MQIREATTDDTDAIRSIAHESLNSTYTAFLDEDTIDDAVDQWYGESFADELADDRLLSLVVERDGAVVGFSQSELVGQRANTGHLLWLHIHPDHRDGGTGIRLLVRTREALLEEGASAIQCFVLADNEGGNQFYRDHGFEQAGQREVEIGDETFTENVYVESDLEGDGEWGAIDEVVADGETVYVSYGEAARGSKAPFYTAYRTEDRADRYAWFCGNCDSIDNAMDAMGRIECNDCGNRRKATRWDASYM; translated from the coding sequence ATGCAAATTCGTGAGGCAACTACCGACGACACTGACGCGATTCGGTCGATCGCACACGAGTCGCTCAACTCCACGTACACCGCCTTCCTCGACGAGGACACCATCGACGATGCGGTCGACCAGTGGTACGGCGAGTCGTTCGCGGACGAGCTCGCGGACGATCGACTGCTCTCTCTGGTCGTCGAACGAGACGGTGCGGTCGTCGGCTTCTCCCAGAGCGAACTGGTCGGCCAGCGGGCGAACACCGGCCACCTTCTCTGGTTGCACATCCATCCCGACCACCGCGATGGCGGCACCGGCATCCGACTGCTCGTCCGAACCCGCGAGGCGCTGTTAGAGGAGGGAGCGTCGGCGATCCAGTGTTTCGTCCTCGCGGACAACGAGGGCGGCAACCAGTTCTACCGCGACCACGGCTTCGAGCAGGCCGGCCAGCGAGAGGTCGAGATCGGCGACGAAACGTTCACCGAGAACGTCTACGTCGAGAGCGACCTCGAGGGCGACGGCGAGTGGGGCGCGATCGACGAGGTTGTTGCCGACGGCGAGACGGTCTACGTGAGCTACGGCGAGGCCGCCCGCGGATCGAAGGCACCGTTTTACACGGCCTACCGGACGGAGGATCGGGCCGATCGCTACGCCTGGTTCTGCGGGAACTGCGATTCGATCGACAATGCGATGGACGCCATGGGCCGAATCGAGTGTAACGACTGCGGGAACCGCCGGAAAGCGACCCGGTGGGACGCCTCGTACATGTAA
- a CDS encoding L-aspartate oxidase, with product MTETPSDSHGPTAGDRRATGRGRPAGGLESRIETDADPESTDELEYEIVTTPVLVIGAGAAGARVAIEIAESGIEPLVIGKRDHGDAHTTWAAGGVNAALGSLDPEDDWPIHAADTLTEGHHLNDPEAVELTAREMPDRIRELDEWGMPFDRTDDGAINQRYFGAQSYRRTCFVGDRTGEAMLETLVGRARELEIPYRENVMITRLLSDGERVDGAVGFDMETGEGLLFRTNHVVLAAGGFSALYHRHSSRDDENNGDGQALALEAGARLLDLEFVQFHPTGMVGERYGEEWDGRLVTEAVRGEGGRLYNADGERFMERYSPDQMELDARDVVARAIAQEVREGRGTDDGGVFLDITHRESEYIRERLPSMVERFDSLGVDITAEPMTVAPTAHYTMGGVDIDFRTGETGVEGLYAVGETVAGVHGANRLGGNSLAETVAIGKLVGDHVASAVTRADEEPGVTDGQRALAEREFRAHRALAASDGTVTPTELLHELGDLLWEHAGILRDEAGLRAGLEKLAALRERTTDLRVDGGRTSKSFEYAVDLSASLTVAEAMLRAALERTESRGAHYRTDYPETKSDWRVNLVVDADTGDLSITRRGVGEPSEPVREALAEGYELDYHHLE from the coding sequence ATGACAGAAACACCGTCCGACAGCCACGGACCGACGGCCGGCGATCGCCGAGCGACGGGTCGCGGACGGCCCGCTGGCGGCCTCGAGAGCCGCATCGAGACCGACGCCGATCCGGAGTCGACCGACGAGCTCGAGTACGAAATCGTGACGACGCCCGTACTCGTCATCGGCGCAGGCGCGGCCGGCGCTCGCGTCGCGATCGAGATCGCCGAGTCGGGGATCGAACCGCTCGTGATCGGCAAGCGTGACCACGGCGACGCCCACACCACGTGGGCGGCCGGCGGCGTCAACGCCGCGCTCGGCTCGCTCGACCCCGAGGACGACTGGCCGATCCACGCGGCGGACACGCTCACCGAGGGCCACCACCTGAACGACCCCGAGGCCGTCGAACTGACGGCGCGAGAGATGCCCGACCGCATCCGTGAACTCGACGAGTGGGGAATGCCGTTCGATCGAACGGACGACGGGGCGATCAACCAGCGCTACTTCGGCGCCCAGTCCTACCGGCGCACCTGTTTCGTCGGCGACCGAACCGGCGAGGCCATGCTCGAGACGCTCGTCGGCCGCGCTCGCGAGTTGGAGATCCCCTATCGCGAGAACGTGATGATCACGCGGCTGCTCTCCGACGGCGAACGCGTCGACGGCGCCGTCGGCTTCGACATGGAGACCGGCGAGGGGCTGTTGTTCCGGACGAACCACGTCGTGCTCGCGGCCGGCGGGTTCTCCGCGCTCTACCACCGCCACTCCTCGCGGGACGACGAGAACAACGGCGACGGTCAGGCGCTGGCGCTCGAGGCCGGCGCGCGGCTGCTCGACCTCGAGTTCGTCCAGTTCCATCCGACCGGGATGGTCGGCGAGCGCTACGGCGAGGAGTGGGACGGCCGACTCGTCACCGAGGCGGTCCGCGGCGAGGGCGGCCGACTCTACAACGCCGACGGGGAGCGGTTCATGGAGCGCTACTCGCCGGATCAGATGGAACTCGACGCCCGCGATGTCGTCGCTCGAGCCATCGCCCAAGAGGTCCGCGAGGGGCGGGGAACCGACGACGGCGGCGTCTTCCTCGATATCACCCATCGAGAGTCCGAGTACATCCGCGAGCGATTGCCCTCGATGGTCGAACGGTTCGACTCCCTCGGCGTCGATATCACCGCAGAGCCGATGACGGTCGCGCCGACCGCACACTACACGATGGGCGGCGTCGACATCGACTTCCGGACGGGCGAGACCGGCGTCGAGGGCCTTTACGCCGTCGGCGAGACGGTCGCCGGCGTCCACGGCGCGAACCGACTGGGCGGGAATTCGCTCGCCGAAACCGTCGCGATCGGTAAACTCGTCGGCGACCACGTCGCGAGCGCGGTGACGCGAGCCGACGAAGAGCCCGGCGTCACCGACGGTCAGCGGGCGCTGGCCGAACGCGAGTTCCGCGCCCACCGGGCCCTCGCCGCCTCGGACGGCACCGTCACGCCGACGGAACTCCTCCACGAACTCGGCGACCTGCTCTGGGAGCACGCCGGCATCCTCCGCGACGAGGCGGGGCTCCGGGCGGGCCTCGAGAAACTCGCGGCCCTCCGGGAACGGACGACCGACCTCCGCGTCGACGGCGGCCGCACGTCGAAATCGTTCGAGTACGCCGTCGACCTCTCGGCGAGTCTCACCGTCGCCGAGGCGATGCTTCGGGCGGCGCTCGAGCGAACCGAGTCCCGCGGCGCGCACTACCGGACGGACTACCCCGAGACGAAGTCCGACTGGCGGGTGAATCTGGTCGTCGACGCCGATACCGGCGACCTGTCGATTACCCGGCGCGGCGTGGGCGAGCCCAGCGAACCGGTTCGGGAGGCGCTCGCGGAGGGGTACGAACTCGACTATCACCACCTCGAGTAG
- a CDS encoding succinate dehydrogenase, protein MAERYSSFTPGGTRWFLQRITAAFLVVVLAFHFFLLHFVNHAYEVTFMQTQVRMENIGYFLTMVLFLITAAFHGVNGVYNALVNQGLEGGQKKVVLAVLVIAGVGLVAQGIYVALTMNGMI, encoded by the coding sequence ATGGCGGAGCGCTACTCCTCTTTCACGCCCGGCGGCACGCGCTGGTTCCTCCAGCGCATCACGGCGGCGTTTCTGGTCGTCGTTCTCGCGTTTCACTTCTTCCTCCTGCACTTCGTCAACCACGCGTACGAAGTAACCTTCATGCAGACGCAGGTCCGAATGGAGAACATCGGCTACTTCCTCACGATGGTGCTGTTCCTGATCACCGCCGCGTTCCACGGCGTCAACGGCGTCTACAACGCGCTGGTCAATCAGGGCCTCGAGGGAGGGCAGAAGAAAGTCGTGCTGGCAGTACTCGTCATCGCCGGCGTCGGCCTCGTCGCACAGGGCATCTACGTCGCGCTCACGATGAACGGGATGATCTAA